In Caldilineales bacterium, the following proteins share a genomic window:
- a CDS encoding antibiotic biosynthesis monooxygenase, with protein MIEIVSEFIIKPKAQAEFELSYGPGGSWSRLFARQPGFRGMSVLRETANRQRYLVIFSFR; from the coding sequence ATGATCGAGATCGTCAGCGAATTCATCATCAAGCCCAAGGCCCAGGCCGAATTCGAGCTGAGCTATGGCCCCGGCGGCAGCTGGAGCCGGCTTTTCGCCCGGCAACCGGGCTTCAGGGGCATGAGCGTGCTGCGCGAGACGGCAAACCGCCAGCGATACCTGGTGATCTTTAGTTTCCGCTAA